A region from the Misgurnus anguillicaudatus chromosome 7, ASM2758022v2, whole genome shotgun sequence genome encodes:
- the crybg1a gene encoding uncharacterized protein crybg1a isoform X2: MSSEEKIGVFNRIGNLFGTLSRRKKSKSTSDDKDENASSQANSPIKSTASEEPKQPSSFFVNKEFEDSVFWAAKRRSPSTHSEDADAGDLPFADSGSSGRGSVREVEVVKVSSVEACSDAKTDYVVTEAGKKLRVYLEETCLDITGSTLSTETSIQTSDSPKSHVVSGGTEIKKTVLKPTTLGKGSYTALVGVTLGSNSSPLSSDSQPGKEEETDIMGKKNSGRRKSRKLSSNNSNNEVSSIKTTSPEAEEKLTPHPPPSPGQVHIAVWAETHLTEEESESSITDSLSSEFAPASPSESLFDSVTAAIGTSGLFRAPEPPDTVTVRTFKKSEAPESDTRESLNANVLNAESFEEKRRSLRLSESEKVFAKRVYVGSQSSLDGEEAEIESQSEANLDVTQPIQVKVKLLPNVKIVSVNESTEQTHGPVREETISVPKDPLEKDVESPTVPSTDITEEIRQESDLVEMSSPKGPLITLMSSQNSSTPLKRTDRSASGPHGGNKAKGPPPQVVPKTKAVMSRIKNISEATKKEVPPVGRILQKQSDQKELKSPTAKESSFSFNKSVDKTKIPKKITPASLTKPKKVVEDDTVASLSPESEDQISLKLQNEGGSISPKRKMSPTKSVEGGNVADASVTPKLPSPTKELPNLKRESRLRSSSTDDKSPSPPPSTRNAKLTTELKFNKVSKDNQKPKTQPSAISPTLKGSFQYSKTKTTEAKVKSGDAESKTTTHDKTDATDQSESSVEKKKPTNETQTSGPKSPRKLKNDASLTGRKPTRTTPPGLLKQTSDAEVEHGESESCQPSSPPLTNLDKNESFLVNGPVGDGKSDYTTGNAVVRSPSSEPKLKSPIKEGGEALPTVTRLKSPTKSRRDFRKAEQTTASVTKTEKGQKMTNLPHSPKASLKSESENGTLEIVQKQPKATSEMEVEKSEAAKAAVTLPAEKDLQSVKQPTKSDVQVIPDAQLDLVEESPPVKKGKVKKEKRTVGEGDEISIIPKMGHYTATEPSTKDSEQSSFSQKKNFAVISENLPETTQKIENKEVSVENVVNSVISEDLPDTTQMIETKEHNVENIVNSVILEDLPKTTQKIKTKKDNVENVVTSVIPENLSDTTQKMKTKEDNVENVVTSVIPENLPDTTQKIKIKKDNVENVVKSVIPEDLPETNQKIETKKDNVENVVTSIIPENLPETPQKMKTKKDNVENVPSVIPENLPETPQKIKTKKDNVENVTSVIPEDLPETTQKMKTKKDNVENVVKSVIPEDLPETNQKIKTKKDNVENVVTSVIPENLPDTTQNIEIKKHNVENVMKSVIPEDLPETSQKMKTKKDNVENVPSVIPENLSDTTQKMKTKEDNVENVVTSVIPENLPKTTQKIKIKKDNVENVVKSVIPEDLPETNQKIETKKDNVENVTSVISENLPETPQNMKTKKDNVENVTSVIPANLPETAHKMKTKKDNVENVVTSVISEDLPETNQKIKIKKDNVENVVKSVIPEDLPETNQKIETKKDNVENVVTSIIPDNLPEATQKMKTKKDNVENVVKSVIPEDLPETNQKIKTKEDSVEIVVNSVIPENLPETTQKMKTKKDNVENVVTSVIPENLPETPQKIKTKKDNVENVVKSVIPEDLPETNQKIKTKKDNVENVVKSVIPENLPETTQKMKTKKDNVENVTSVIPENLPETPQKMKTKKDNVENVPSVIPEILPETAQKMKTKKDNVENVVTSVIPENLPETPQKIKTKKDNVENVTSVIPENLPETPQKMKTKKDNVENVTSVIPEILPETAQKMKTKKDNVENVVTSVNPENLPETPQKIKTKKDNVENVTSVTPENLPLTPQKMKTKKDNVENVPSVIPEILPETAQKMKTKKDNVENVVTSVIPENLPETPQKIKTKKDNVENVVTSVIPEDLPEATQEMKSKEPNVENGVKDLKQTEIIPASTHLDTVIINHVQNKEECDKQTISEKLPSSETSVRLGDSSKTLNKECIKSNKINKVVDEVPVAAITHPVAASKPDPVQNKDMTLGEKLPLLKKSDKLTSKIDRKTEIQIKNVESNIKDSIKTKDKMPNANLQKLKPPADQNLQQFTSQNLPFNTKNKKTPSSWLDVDQGFKKKKTERRLDCSASEDNLLDTSDDFEEFIRNIKEHCSPFSVPPRKHGQNKMPSPPFAMPAIKEDHFEKVFDPEQFKFGTRKTVGPKDPSPAMAIKRKNEEAKNHPKSRRSEDLLLYKSLSARREQESTEKVEDKNDGENKNTTETSGKVSSRLERMSIISNLMNFSRTPAETAATSGEKKDIVLPTSKEGNASLPDQGNVTVSENGGLVKTHPPIPNFPEVKLPDLLEKYVNKNKATQQWPETGSTSSLSALDIPSPSATPSPPNPNMGLQDIPRLTSPSNSTQQLPLLAPTSFSPKLVGTPAVRGFHRRPGKIVIYQQAQLGGESYEVFRDVEDATSLELSPIISLKVVRGCWLLYEKPGFQGRTIALEEGITEVVNEWAEPSGEVGPDGMLLPTTPMVIGSIRLALRDYSPPAIDLFTETNGMGRMSTYCDDVIEICSYGIPQSTGSIKVHSGIWLVFSDPGFQGLLAVLEEGVYLCPEDWGFPTAFVGSLRPLKMGEIKVENPNEVKAVLYEKPMFQGECIEIEGDIYSFDDIEDQEKIAEEESPDDTSETKKRFSSVGSLKILSGLWVGYSASGFEGCQYLLEEGEYVDFTDWGGQQDGLFSIRPVLADFMTPHVRLFRDTDFGQRGLNVDLLEPVFNMEATDFGIKTQSMEVLSGVWIAFENAHFSGELYILEKGLYGNPADWGAQNGRILSFQPVILDQAEDLSRYKVQLFSEPGFQGNVLALDESVAFLPEDFQPLSCKVLAGSWVLFDGPQFTDNMYVLEEGEYPNPEAMGLLNSNCKISSVHTVGHEFSMPSVTLHCKSNFRGRKIILTDGALNLSQVGMNGRVNSLLINGGIWVLYEYSNFRGRQVLLHPGEIGDWKKFKGWDRIGSLRPLLQKRVYFRLRSAETGCLMSLSGPLDDIKLVRIQVLDESGGPEQIWVYENGLLRCKMVEDCCVETSGGLVMAGGRLSISPNPGMDNHFWSITGDGLIRNNFKPDLVMEVKGGQQYDKNQVIINTFDEQKPNQRWTVEIL, from the exons ATG AGTTCTGAGGAGAAGATCGGAGTTTTTAACCGTATCGGAAATCTCTTTGGAACTTTATCTCGGAGGAAAAAAAGCAAGTCGACATCTGATGACAAGGATGAAAATGCGTCATCACAGGCAAACAGCCCAATCAAATCCACAGCATCAGAGGAACCAAAACAGCCTTCCagtttttttgtaaacaaagagTTTGAGGATTCAGTATTTTGGGCAGCGAAAAGACGAAGCCCCAGCACGCACAGCGAAGACGCAGACGCAGGAGACTTACCTTTTGCCGACAGCGGCAGTAGCGGACGAGGTAGCGTGAGGGAGGTGGAAGTGGTCAAGGTGAGCAGTGTTGAGGCATGCAGCGATGCAAAAACTGATTATGTGGTGACAGAGGCGGGCAAGAAGCTCCGGGTGTATCTGGAGGAGACGTGCCTTGACATCACAGGCTCAACTTTGAGTACAGAAACTTCTATACAAACTTCTGATTCGCCAAAGTCTCATGTAGTCTCAGGGGGAACAGAGATTAAAAAGACAGTTTTGAAACCCACCACCCTAGGCAAAGGGAGTTACACGGCGCTGGTCGGGGTAACCCTCGGTTCGAATTCCAGCCCTTTGTCCTCTGACAGTCAACCTGGAAAAGAAGAAGAGACAGACATTATGGGTAAGAAAAACAGTGGCCGACGGAAATCTCGCAAACTGAGCAGTAACAACAGCAATAATGAGGTCTCCTCAATAAAAACCACTTCCCCCGAGGCAGAGGAGAAGTTAACGCCTCATCCTCCGCCCTCACCTGGTCAAGTGCACATAGCCGTATGGGCGGAAACTCACCTGACAGAAGAAGAGAGCGAGAGCTCAATTACTGACTCACTCTCCTCTGAATTTGCACCGGCAAGCCCATCCGAGAGTCTTTTTGACTCTGTTACAGCTGCTATCGGTACATCTGGTCTATTTCGAGCACCGGAGCCTCCGGACACAGTGACCGTACGGACATTTAAGAAATCAGAAGCACCGGAATCGGACACACGAGAGAGTCTCAATGCTAATGTCCTCAATGCTGAGAGCTTTGAAGAGAAACGCAGGAGCTTGAGATTGTCAGAAAGTGAGAAAGTATTTGCTAAAAGAGTATACGTTGGTTCTCAGTCAAGCTTAGATGGGGAAGAAGCCGAAATCGAGTCCCAAAGTGAGGCAAACTTGGATGTTACGCAACCTATCCAGGTTAAGGTGAAATT ATTACCAAATGTTAAGATTGTAAGTGTCAATGAATCAACTGAACAGACACATGGGCCAGTGAGAGAGGAAACTATTTCTGTGCCTAAAGACCCTCTGGAAAAGGACGTGGAGAGTCCTACTGTCCCCTCAACAGATATCACAGAAGAGATCAGGCAGGAATCAGACTTGGTTGAAATGTCAAGTCCTAAGGGACCGTTAATTACTTTGATGAGTAGTCAGAACTCATCTACGCCTTTAAAACGTACGGACAGATCAGCCAGTGGACCACATGGAGGAAATAAAGCTAAGGGCCCTCCACCGCAAGTTGTTCCTAAAACAAAAGCAGTGATGTCTCgaattaaaaacatttctgaGGCAACAAAGAAAGAAGTGCCTCCAGTAGGGAGGATTTTACAGAAACAGTCAGATCAAAAAGAGTTGAAATCTCCAACAGCAAAGGAGTCGtcattttctttcaataaaTCAGTCGACAAGACAAAAATTCCAAAGAAAATAACACCAGCGAGTTTGACAAAACCAAAGAAAGTGGTGGAGGATGATACAGTAGCTTCTCTGTCTCCCGAATCTGAAGATCAGATTTCACTTAAACTTCAAAACGAAGGAGGATCAATAAGTCCAAAACGGAAAATGTCACCAACTAAGTCAGTGGAAGGCGGGAATGTTGCGGATGCTTCTGTAACACCAAAATTACCTTCACCCACCAAAGAGCTGCCAAATCTTAAACGAGAAAGTCGTCTGAGAAGTTCATCCACTGATGATAAATCCCCATCTCCCCCACCTTCAACAAGGAATGCAAAATTAACCACAGAGCTAAAATTTAACAAAGTATCTAAAGATAACCAAAAGCCAAAAACACAGCCATCTGCCATCAGTCCGACATTAAAGGGTAGTTTTCAGTACTCAAAGACTAAAACAACTGAGGCAAAAGTCAAATCAGGTGATGCTGAAAGCAAAACCACTACGCATGACAAAACTGATGCCACAGACCAATCAGAGAGCAGCGTTGAAAAGAAGAAGCCTACAAACGAAACCCAGACAAGTGGGCCAAAAAGTCCTCGAAAATTGAAGAATGATGCGTCACTGACAGGAAGGAAGCCAACTCGAACGACACCACCGGGGCTTCTGAAACAGACTTCAGATGCAGAAGTTGAACATGGAGAAAGTGAGTCATGTCAGCCATCATCACCACCACTTACTAACTTAGACAAAAATGAGTCATTCCTGGTTAACGGTCCTGTTGGTGATGGCAAATCTGACTACACCACAGGAAATGCTGTGGTCAGGAGTCCATCTTCAGAGCCTAAACTGAAAAGTCCTATTAAGGAGGGGGGTGAAGCTCTGCCAACAGTAACGCGTCTCAAAAGTCCCACCAAATCCAGGAGAGATTTTAGGAAAGCAGAGCAAACTACAGCTTCAgttacaaaaacagaaaaagggcAGAAGATGACAAATTTGCCCCATTCACCCAAAGCCTCTCTGAAATCTGAAAGTGAAAATGGTACATTGGAAATTGTTCAGAAACAACCAAAAGCCACCTCTGAAATGGAGGTTGAAAAATCAGAGGCTGCCAAAGCCGCAGTCACATTGCCTGCGGAAAAAGATTTGCAGTCCGTAAAACAACCGACTAAATCAGATGTCCAAGTAATACCAGATGCCCAATTGGATCTTGTTGAAGAGAGTCCTCCTGTTAAAAAAGGAAAGGTTAAGAAAGAAAAACGTACCGTTGGTGAGGGAGATGAAATTTCTATAATACCAAAGATGGGTCATTACACAGCTACTGAACCAAGTACCAAAGACAGTGAGCAGTCCAGCTTTtctcagaaaaaaaactttgcagtaATTTCAGAGAACTTGCCTGAGACAACCCAGAAGATTGAGAACAAGGAAGTCAGTGTAGAAAATGTTGTGAATTCAGTCATTTCAGAGGATTTGCCTGATACAACCCAAATGATTGAGACCAAAGAACACAATGTAGAAAATATTGTGAATTCAGTCATTTTAGAGGATTTGCCTAAGACAACCCAGAAGATTAAGACCAAGAAAGACAATGTAGAAAATGTTGTGACTTCAGTCATTCCAGAGAATTTGTCAGACACAACCCAGAAGATGAAAACCAAAGAAGACAATGTAGAAAATGTTGTAACTTCAGTCATTCCAGAGAATTTGCCAGACACAACCCAGAAGATTAAGATCAAGAAAGACAATGTAGAAAATGTTGTGAAATCAGTCATCCCAGAGGATTTGCCTGAAACAAACCAAAAGATTGAGACCAAGAAAGACAATGTAGAAAATGTTGTGACTTCGATCATTCCAGAGAATTTGCCAGAGACACCCCAGAAGATGAAGACCAAGAAAGACAATGTAGAAAATGTGCCTTCAGTCATTCCAGAGAATTTGCCAGAGACACCCCAGAAGATTAAGACCAAGAAAGACAATGTAGAAAATGTGACTTCAGTCATCCCAGAGGATTTGCCTGAGACAACCCAGAAGATGAAGACCAAGAAAGACAATGTAGAAAATGTTGTGAAATCAGTCATCCCAGAGGATTTGCCTGAAACAAACCAAAAGATTAAGACCAAGAAAGACAATGTAGAAAATGTTGTGACTTCAGTCATTCCAGAGAATTTGCCAGACACAACCCAGAATATTGAGATCAAGAAACACAATGTAGAAAATGTTATGAAATCAGTCATCCCAGAGGATTTGCCTGAGACAAGCCAGAAGATGAAGACCAAGAAAGACAATGTTGAAAATGTGCCTTCAGTAATTCCAGAGAATTTGTCAGACACAACCCAAAAGATGAAAACCAAAGAAGACAATGTAGAAAATGTTGTAACTTCAGTCATTCCAGAGAATTTGCCTAAGACAACCCAGAAGATTAAGATCAAGAAAGACAATGTAGAAAATGTTGTGAAATCAGTCATCCCAGAGGATTTGCCTGAAACAAACCAAAAGATTGAGACCAAGAAAGACAATGTAGAAAATGTGACTTCAGTAATTTCAGAGAATTTGCCAGAGACACCCCAGAATATGAAGACCAAGAAAGACAATGTAGAAAATGTGACTTCAGTCATTCCAGCGAATTTGCCAGAGACAGCCCACAAGATGAAGACCAAGAAGGACAATGTAGAAAATGTTGTGACTTCAGTCATTTCAGAGGATTTGCCTGAAACAAACCAAAAGATTAAGATCAAGAAAGACAATGTAGAAAATGTTGTGAAATCAGTCATCCCAGAGGATTTGCCTGAAACAAACCAAAAGATTGAGACCAAGAAAGACAATGTAGAAAATGTTGTAACTTCGATCATCCCAGATAATTTGCCAGAGGCAACCCAGAAGATGAAGACCAAGAAAGACAATGTAGAAAATGTTGTGAAATCAGTCATCCCAGAGGATTTGCCTGAAACAAACCAAAAGATTAAGACCAAAGAAGACAGTGTAGAAATTGTTGTGAATTCAGTCATTCCAGAGAATTTGCCTGAGACAACCCAGAAGATGAAGACCAAGAAAGACAATGTAGAAAATGTTGTGACTTCAGTCATTCCAGAGAATTTGCCAGAGACACCCCAGAAGATTAAGACCAAGAAAGACAATGTAGAAAATGTTGTGAAATCAGTCATCCCAGAGGATTTGCCTGAAACAAACCAAAAGATTAAGACCAAGAAAGACAATGTAGAAAATGTTGTGAAATCAGTCATCCCAGAGAATTTGCCAGAGACAACCCAGAAGATGAAGACCAAGAAAGACAATGTAGAAAATGTGACTTCAGTAATTCCAGAGAATTTGCCAGAGACACCCCAGAAGATGAAGACCAAGAAAGACAATGTAGAAAATGTGCCTTCAGTCATTCCAGAGATTTTGCCAGAGACAGCCCAGAAGATGAAGACCAAGAAAGACAATGTAGAAAATGTTGTGACTTCAGTCATTCCAGAGAATTTGCCAGAGACACCCCAGAAGATTAAGACCAAGAAAGACAATGTAGAAAATGTGACCTCAGTCATTCCAGAGAATTTGCCAGAGACACCCCAGAAGATGAAGACCAAGAAAGACAATGTAGAAAATGTGACCTCAGTCATTCCAGAGATTTTGCCAGAGACAGCCCAGAAGATGAAGACCAAGAAAGACAATGTAGAAAATGTTGTGACTTCAGTCAATCCAGAGAATTTGCCAGAGACACCCCAGAAGATTAAGACCAAGAAAGACAATGTAGAAAATGTGACTTCAGTAACTCCAGAGAATTTGCCATTGACACCCCAGAAGATGAAGACCAAGAAAGACAATGTAGAAAATGTGCCTTCAGTCATTCCAGAGATTTTGCCAGAGACAGCCCAGAAGATGAAGACCAAGAAAGACAATGTAGAAAATGTTGTGACTTCAGTCATTCCAGAGAATTTGCCAGAGACACCCCAGAAGATTAAGACCAAGAAAGACAATGTAGAAAATGTTGTGACTTCAGTCATTCCAGAGGATTTGCCTGAGGCAACCCAGGAGATGAAGTCCAAGGAACCAAATGTGGAAAATGGTGTGaaagatttaaaacaaactgaaaTTATACCTGCATCTACCCATCTAGATACCGTGATTATAAATCATGTCCAAAACAAAGAAGAATGTGATAAACAGACAATATCAGAGAAGCTACCAAGCTCGGAAACATCTGTTCGGTTAGGTGACTCAAGTAAAACTCTGAACAAGGAGTGCataaaatcaaacaaaataaataaggtAGTTGATGAGGTGCCAGTAGCAGCCATTACGCATCCAGTGGCTGCTTCTAAACCAGATCCAGTTCAAAATAAAGATATGACTTTAGGGGAGAAACTTCCATTACTTAAAAAATCAGATAAACTGACTTCCAAAATAGACAGAAAGACTGAAATCCAGATTAAAAACGTAGAATCCAACATTAAGGACTCCATAAAGACTAAAGACAAAATGCCAAATGCTAACTTACAAAAACTGAAACCACCAGCTGACCAGAATCTACAACAGTTTACCTCTCAGAATCTTCCCTTCAACACCAAAAATAAAAAGACACCATCTAGTTGGTTAGATGTGGACCAAGGttttaagaaaaagaaaacGGAGAGACGACTAGATTGTTCTGCAAGTGAGGATAATCTGCTTGATACTTCTGATGATTTTGAAGAGTTCATCCGTAACATTAAGGAACACTGTTCCCCCTTTTCAGTGCCACCTAGGAAACACGGTCAGAACAAAATGCCATCACCTCCTTTTGCCATGCCTGCTATAAAAGAAGATCACTTTGAGAAGGTATTTGATCCAGAGCAATTCAAGTTCGGGACAAGAAAAACTGTGGGGCCAAAAGACCCCTCTCCAGCCATGGCAATTAAGAGGAAAAACGAAGAGGCAAAAAACCATCCAAAATCCAGAAGATCCGAAGATCTCCTGCTTTATAAATCTCTTTCAGCTAGGCGCGAACAAGAAAGTACGGAAAAAGTCGAGGATAAAAATGATGGTGAGAACAAGAACACCACAGAAACATCTGGAAAAGTCTCCTCAAGGTTGGAAAGAATGTCAATCATCTCAAACCTCATGAACTTCTCAAGAACGCCAGCGGAGACAGCGGCAACTTCAGGAGAGAAGAAGGATATTGTCCTTCCAACTTCAAAAGAAGGAAATGCTTCTTTGCCAGATCAAGGCAATGTAACAGTAAGTGAAAATGGTGGTTTAGTAAAGACGCATCCTCCCATTCCGAACTTCCCAGAAGTCAAGTTGCCGGATCTTTTAGAGAAATATGTCAATAAGAACAAGGCGACCCAGCAATGGCCTGAAACCGGTTCTACCAGTTCTCTATCTGCTTTAGATATTCCTTCTCCAAGTGCTACTCCAAGCCCACCTAATCCAAACATGGGACTGCAGGACATCCCAAGACTAACATCTCCATCCAATAGCACTCAACAGCTTCCACTGCTTGCACCCACCAGCTTCTCACCAAAACTTGTAGGG ACACCGGCAGTCAGAGGCTTCCACAGGCGCCCTGGAAAG ATTGTGATATACCAGCAAGCTCAGCTTGGGGGAGAGTCGTATGAAGTGTTTAGAGACGTAGAGGACGCCACCTCACTGGAACTTTCTCCAATCATATCATTAAAGGTCGTCCGAGGATG CTGGCTGCTGTATGAAAAACCAGGCTTCCAGGGACGAACCATCGCTCTGGAGGAGGGGATTACAGAGGTAGTGAATGAGTGGGCGGAGCCGAGTGGAGAGGTGGGGCCAGATGGCATGCTTCTCCCAACCACACCCATGGTTATCGGCTCTATTAGACTTGCACTGAGG GACTACAGCCCACCAGCAATCGACCTGTTCACAGAGACGAATGGAATGGGCCGAATGTCCACATACTGTGATGATGTCATTGAAATCTGCTCCTACGGCATTCCTCAGAGTACCGGCTCCATTAAGGTCCACTCCGGAAT atGGCTTGTCTTCAGTGATCCAGGCTTCCAGGGTCTTTTGGCTGTATTGGAGGAAGGAGTTTATCTCTGCCCTGAAGACTGGGGCTTCCCTACCGCCTTTGTTGGATCACTAAGACCTCTGAAAATG GGTGAAATTAAGGTGGAAAATCCCAATGAAGTGAAG GCAGTGCTGTATGAAAAGCCGATGTTCCAGGGCGAGTGCATAGAGATCGAAGGAGACATTTACAGCTTTGATGATATTGAGGACCAGGAGAAGATTGCAGAAGAGGAGAGTCCTGATGATACCTCTGAAACGAAGAAGAGATTCAGTTCTGTTGGCTCATTGAAGATCCTGAGTGGCCT CTGGGTAGGCTACTCTGCGTCTGGTTTCGAGGGTTGCCAGTATCTTTTGGAGGAAGGAGAGTATGTGGACTTCACAGACTGGGGCGGACAGCAAGATGGGCTGTTCTCTATACGTCCTGTATTGGCA GATTTTATGACTCCTCACGTGAGGTTGTTCAGGGATACAGATTTCGGACAGAGAGGGTTGAATGTGGATCTGCTCGAACCTGTATTCAACATGGAAGCCACCGATTTCGGCATAAAGACACAGTCGATGGAAGTCCTCTCTGGCGT GTGGATAGCATTTGAGAATGCACATTTCTCAGGTGAGCTGTATATTTTGGAGAAGGGTCTGTATGGCAACCCGGCAGATTGGGGCGCACAGAACGGCAGGATTTTGTCTTTTCAACCTGTTATTTTG GATCAAGCAGAAGATTTGTCAAGATATAAG GTCCAGTTGTTTAGTGAGCCAGGCTTTCAAGGAAACGTTTTGGCCTTA